Genomic window (Rhododendron vialii isolate Sample 1 chromosome 4a, ASM3025357v1):
TACTCCAACCACTGCCTGTTCCTGACAGATTATGGAGTGATATATCCATGGACTTCATTGAGGGATTACCAAACTCAGTAGCAAAACGGTCATCTATGTGGTTGTAGACAGATTAAGCAAGTATGCCCATTTCCTATCACTTTCTCATCCCTATACTGCAACTACAGTGGCCCAAGTGTTCCTAGATAACATCTTTAAACTCCATGGTATGCCCAGTTCAATTGTATCCTGCCAGTTCATTTGTTACAAGACCGGTCCACTATCCTCAAACTACTTAAAGAACATTTGGCTAGCTCCCAGCACAGAATGAAACAAATAGTAGATCAACACAGATCAGAAAGGGTGTTTGAAGTAGGAGATTGGGTTTATTTGAAGATCCAACCTTTCAGGCAAGTGTCAGTAGCTTTCCGAAGGAATGCTAAGCTAGCTCCCAAGTATTTTGGTCCTTATAAAGTGATTAAAAGGGTTGGACCTGTTGCGTATGAACTTGAACTTCCACCTCATTCTAAAATCCATCCTGTTTTTCATGTATCTCTTCTCAAGAAAAAGCTGGGGCAGGATGCTGTGGTCCAAACTGAGCTGCCTCTAGTGGCGAGGATGGCCAAATGTAGCTTGAGCCAGTAGCCATCTTGGATAGGAAGCTAGTCAAGCAGCACAACAGACCTATCACCAAGGTTTTGGTTCACTGGTCTAATTCCATTCCAGAAGATGCCACATGGGAGACTTGGCATGACTTCCAGCAGCgttttcctctttttcaacCTTGAGGACAAGGTTGTTTTTAAGGGGGACGTAATGATAAGCATAGGGGTTTAATTGCAGTTGTAGTTTGTATTCAGGGTTTTGTGTGTAATTCGGAAGTGGTGTTTGTTAGGTCGGTGTGTCGGTTATAAGGGCAGTTACGTAGAGGAGATGGGTGTGCAGAGTTTGTTGTTccctctcttctccttcttttctctctctgtccTCCTCTCTATTGTAATTCTTCTCTTTCCATTCAATTGTAACCAATTTCAGTTCAATAAGAAGAGAACCCATTTCTTTTATAACATTTTCGCAAGACGATCTCTATCAGTGGCTGGCGCGGTTCAATGGCTACGAATCGTCTTGGATTCCGGACAATGCGATGCTGAACGTGACTGTGAATTGCTCGTGCGGGGAAGCGGCGGTGTCGGAGGCGAACGGGTTGTTTGTGACGTACCCTCTTAAGGACGAGAATAGTTTGGAGTCGACTGCGGCTGCTGCGAGGGTTAGTGAGGATATATTGCGGAGGTACCACCCGCCAACCCGGGCGCGAATTTTAGTGAGGGGAGTGGTCTGGTGTACATTCCGGGTAGAGGTgaggttttgttgttttttccttttttggagttGTCTGGAAGTCCTGGCCAGCGAATGCATACCCACAAGAAATCCTACATACTGAGAAACCTCTGTACCCATTTGTTCTGGGTCGTTAGATTGTGTGAGAACTTTTTATTTCTGTGCGATCTAAGATCGGAAATTTCTCACTACAAAGATACGGAGAAATTTTGGTACAGAGAATCAGTGTTGTGTTCCTCGACAAATTTATGTGGAACAATTAAAGCCAGGTCACATAAGAGTTGATGGCAGCtagttggttttgagtttttgaaCCACAGATCTAAAGGGAGTAAATCATTTGTCTTCAGGTCTTGACCAACGGGCCAATCCCTTGGTGTTGGGGAGTATTATTGTTGTTTGTGGACTTGGATCAGCAATTAATAAGGGATGAGTATTAGCTGACCAACAAATCCCTCATGGGAATCGAGGATATATAATCCTAGGTGTGTTATTAAGGAACACTAATAATTTTCCGGACGAAAACATGCTACACAATCGTTTTAGAATAGTGAATTTAAACGAAGGAATCAAGGTATATGTTTCCTTCACTATTAGTCTGGTCAATGAGACGTGACCTTAGAATTTAGCATAAATCCCATCACAAGCAATTTTACTGGCAATTATTTTGGAGAAGTAGTTGATCATCGTCCCATGTAGTAATTAGAACAACTACAAGTATAAATCGTTATTTTAATTTAACCATTGTAGTTTTTATGCTGATCTGCTGCTTTCCTTGAAGGAGTTTGTGGTGTGTTTTTTGGGGGAAGTCTAGGTAAGGAAAGAGGAAGGGATGTTTCACTGTATTCGTGATATTATGGTCTATAAGCCATTTGGCAGCAAATGAAATGGGCTTGTGTATAGTGGAATAGGTTCTTTCAATGAGGTCCATTTTGTTCCGTAGGGAATTCTATACGTCAGATGTTCCAAGATACCTAAAAATTGCCTCAAAACTGGGAAGTAGTAATGACATAATAGCAACGGCAATGCTATTGCTTTGATTCttatcattttggtgttttatATCAGTTGGTGCAGCATGGTAAACCAGAGTTGATATATTATGTAGACCATTATGTGATTCAATCATCTGTTTACTTCAGATGCACCAtacaacaatgcatcatcacCATATCTTCGATTTTGTATGAAGCTTCAAGTGTCCAGTTATCTAAGTATAgttctcttaattttttgcaGATAAAAGTGGAAATTATCCACCCCTGAAATCCAGGTAATTTTTTGCAACTTTGATGTTTTTAAAAACTGGATTAATGTCTTTTGTGGCATTACTTACACTTTCAATAAATTGTTAACTTCTGACAGCTGCTTATTGTTTTCCCTTTTGCAGCACAGGTTTTCTACCCGACTTTGCTACCGGTTCAATGTTGACTTGCTTAATTACTCTGACACTACAACATATATGGATGATTACTTGGAGCTTTTCTGCTACTTTAAGTACTTTTGCCTTTCATTTAAGCAGGATTGTCAGGTGGAGTCATAGCTGGAATATGTATAGGAGTAGTGATGGGAGCACTACTAGTGTCTGTCTGCATATATTATGGGTTCTGCAGAAAGAAGAAAGTGCTGGACAAATTATTGAGTTCAAAAAGTTTTGAAGATCGACATCTTCAAGCTGGTAGGGGTATTTCTCCCCTATTTATTTTCTGTGTTCCTTTTATTCCATTATACTAAACATTCATGTTTGAAAGGGTGCTTCATGGATATATCTGGGTAGAAATTCCCCTTTCACTTGTTTTATGCTTTGGCTGAAGATTGAATTGAATCTGACTAGCTGGGAAACTTTGTGTACTAAATGGTCACAATGTGCTCAGAAATTCGCAACACCCATGGTTACAAGTACATTTACATTTACCCTTGGCACATTCGGTGTTCAATTCATGCGAAAACAAAAGGTTACTTTTCAAATctgtcaaaaaaattatgatgatttgatttggtgcaaaccctaattttttaatGAGTACCCTAAAGTTTCATAAACATTGCAAGCCATTACTGTTGCTTGTACCCTTTGTTTTCAAATTGTGCTACATTTTACTCCGTATTTGTAGGGCCGTGAAAACATGTGGTTGAGAGGAAATTTTTAAGCCATTTTCCTGGACTAAAGTTATCTTATCCTCATCTCAAAAAAAGTTATCTTATCCTATGTTCTCTCATGTGCTGAAGCATATTCATATTGAGTTTTTACGGTTCCTCAGCCTCTCATGTTGCAAAAAATGAACTAGTCAAGTACCTGACACTGATGTGTTTTCCCCATGCTTGTGTTTCTAGATCCGGGAAGTGCTTCTTCACGTGGCTTAGCCATCAGTTTGGACAAATCTATGGAGTTCTCCTATGAAGAGATTGCAAATGCAACTAATGACTTCAGTATTGGTCATAAGATTGCTCAAGGTGGCTTTGGAACTGTTTACTATGCTGAGTTGCGAGGCGAGGTTTGTAGCTATTCccctccgttccggaaaccttcttaaaaaataagtacttattttgccacttctcattcaaaaataagaagggtcattccacaaaacccaaataaaaagttcttttcacattttcaaactcaaaaataatgtaaatgaaaaaaaaaattcaatttttttttgcaccgtaaacaagatctatagtgataggaaaattatttgcgtaaacacatgatttttgagcttgaaattgccttattcaaaaaataagactgttgatatgataatgggcgccggcggagggaaatcgtatggcggccgcgccgggcaggctccggccaccgaacggccgatctgagccgtccaaaaattctaaaaacaaaaaaccgagggggcttatgcgggaatcaatgggatccgaggtgtgtagggtgcttgatccgagcaccccttttctgtgtatatatgatcaagcactctacacggaaaaggagtgctcggatcaagcaccctacacacctcagatgccgttgattcccgcgagagccccctcgttttttttttttagaatttttggacgactcggatcggccgtccggtggccggagacggcccggtgcGGCCGCCGTTAcaatttccctccccggccggtcggtacctatataaattcttccagaATAAGTACCAGCCTTCTTATTTTtaggaacaagccttcttattacacaaaaaatacgTTCTTATTGTGTTTCTAGAACGGTACCTATCTAATCATGGTGATAAACagagaagagggaaaaaaacttATATCACATTAAAAACTGCATTCTATTCCCGTGTCTGGAATAAGTAGCTTTGTTTCTTGATTGGCTTATTACCCATGATTAAGATATATACATGCTCATACAAAGTGATCTGTTGTTCTTATTTCTGCATTGTATTCCATGTATGCAAGTGGAATGGATATTTAAAAGAGGATGCATTTGTGACCAACTCTGATTAGGGAAGCTAGAATATCAATTTGCATACAAACAATTATAGTGACGTTTCAACCTGGCCTGCTTAGGAAAGCAGGTTTGGAGTCTCGCTTTGGAGGAGGATGAGCAACTTGTTTAGTATGCTATGTTTGAATGAATTTCTGATAGTCCATGATCTACAGACACTTTTTTAAGACATCAAAGAAAAAGCCGGATCAGTGCCTGCCATTTGATACATATTCACGTCGATCTCTCATTGTCTTCAGTGATCAATCTCATAACCTTCTTtactaaaatattttcctgtCTACTATGGATTTGCACTCTGGTTGGTGCTATACAATTAGTTTTTGTGAATGCTGTTTGAGTCCTGATTGGTGCTAAGCGCTTTTTAATTGGTGTTGTGTATATACTGATGCTAAATATGTGTATCAACTTCCTAATCCTCCATGGTGAATCTCCATGCAGAAAGCTGCAATCAAGAAGATGTATATGATGGCTACAAGGGAATTCCTTGCTGAATTGAAGGTTTTAACACATGTTCATCACCTGAACCTGGTAATACTCGAATTTCCCTTGGATGATATGTTTTGCGTACCCTATGTCTCTATAATTTTGGCAGTCATATCTGGGCAATTCTATCAGGCTAGTTGTTCATGTTCTCATGAAATCCGTTATCTCTGAGCATGGCCTAAAAGCTATGTGCTTCTTTCAGCTTGTATGATCGAAAATAATGTACTTAAAAGTAGAATAAACTGGTATGCTGAACTAAAATAATGACACCCTTAATGCTCCATAATTTTACATTACAGCATGAAAATTTCAATAGCTTCGACTGTCACGCCCTGCTTTTTAAAcatatcttaaaaaaaaagatactaattaacaagtaaaaataataataataatattaccAAAAAGATCCTTTGAGTTTAGCATAAGTTGGAGAAAGTTCAAGTATCAAGGTTAACGGGTGGAAATAACAAAGTTAATTACATTCTTCCAATGTCAAAAGTAAACGTCAAAATACGGTTACAGAGCCATCTACCCAATTTCCAAAAGACTATAAGTGTAGATGTATAAATAACCGTCCAATAAGTTCACAAAAGATGCCTTTTCTTTGTAGGCATACACTCCatgcaacaagaactagtttccttgatttgtacctgaaaatgttAAGGAAGGGTGAGctcactagctcgtagagaaatcttgaaatgaaaaacatgaaaacatGTTATATTCAATTACCGAACAAGAGGCTCAATGAGGAAGGATAGTAATCCAAGATACAATTCAAAGTCGAATGACAAGCCAAACATTAAattaacaactttatctctcttttcatttctcaagcaacacaggTCATACGTCTAGcccaaccaatcaacaatgcgtgatatgtgatgcaaagcaatgcaccgggcaatgttgggccccgtaaccctcgccaaggtcccaccaagaaggtgaaccggactccgtccatattgacgtgaattccgggcagtgttgggtcccgtaaccctcgccaaggtcccaccaagaagttgaaccgggctccgtccatattgacgtgaattccgggcggtgttgggccccgtaaccctcatCGACATCCCACGAAATGGATGCGACTCCACATTCCGGGCAGTGTTAGGCCCCGTAACCTTCGTCGACATCCGAAGTTGGATACGACTCCATCTATTGTCCATATGCTATGACATGCCACACCATGATGCATACAAAATTCGATATCACACGTAGCCATAACACTCGAATCATAGTTCCataaacatccttcattatgcacaatccatccataatcaatctcacacccattatcgagtcaaaacgattatacaacatcataaagaattgcatactcaatatctttcaatgattccaacgccaaaatatcaccaacttaccaatctttaaaacccacaaGGATCCATAACCAATAGCGTCGTTTAACCATGACCAGCGATGAAAAGAACGCAGCTCTAtaagctgcccagattttcatATTTGCAGgacaatcttctaaaaatcactataaatcaaattcttaatacttttgagtgattccagtcccGATAGTTGCGCAATTGAACGAAGTACAAAAGATACAAATGAAACCTAGTCAGATTCGCACTCAAAATCTGGCTAAACAAGCATTTACTGAAGCAACACGAATCTGTCGAGTAAAAACGTGACAGATTTGTGACCTgatttctaaaatccaccattaattcaattctcaacggttttgagtgattctagcagcattagaacgggcttt
Coding sequences:
- the LOC131323025 gene encoding uncharacterized protein LOC131323025; the encoded protein is MYICIGVGWKSKKKQKKSKHLSPSLSHVSLSLFTPLLQTSSLTIPPQNPHQKPSILAPPSFNFVGLARWELVRLGFGVFQDLGLDWLGGSSYDLEHMDNRWSRIQLRMSTKVTGPNTARNVESHPFRGMSMRVTGPNTARNSRQYGRSPVQLLGGTLARVTGPNTARNSRQYGRSPVHLLGGTLARVTGPNIARCIALHHISRIVDWLG